The following are encoded in a window of Hirundo rustica isolate bHirRus1 chromosome 23, bHirRus1.pri.v3, whole genome shotgun sequence genomic DNA:
- the TECTA gene encoding alpha-tectorin: MNKRAFLGAWVALLVITARQRAHTVASLYPFWQNDTKTPKVDDGSSPEIKISVPFIFFGAPYRSIYVNNNGVISFNALVSQFTPEAFPLTDGRAFVAPFWADVHNGIRGEIYYRESTEPELLRRASRDIRRHFRDMASFSALWVFIVTWEEVTFYGGSSTTPVNTFQAVLITDGVSSFALFNYHEISWTTGTASGGDPLTGLGGVMAQAGFNGGNLTNFFSIPGSRTPDIVNIEETTNVNVPGRWAFKIDGREIDPANGCSLRGQFLRQGEIFWDNANCTTKCRCLDFNNEILCQDMACGPFEACETKAKFFQCVPVESSTCVVFGDPHYHTFDGFLFHFQGSCSYLLARQCWPGSQLPYFNVEAKNENRGGSSVSWLRDIFVEVYSHKIVLPKGGFGKAKVDDLVVSLPISLELGAIKVYQSGLSTALETDFGLLVTYDGQHYASVSVPGSYINATCGLCGNYNKDPEDDVLRSDGRMATSVPDLGESWQVPHPERRCSTGCLENCSLCDPATEALYFTPEYCGFINKSGGPLWECGSVVDPTAFIHSCVYDLCSAKDNGTGLCQAIQAYATVCQALGISVGEWRSQTGCAAAVQCPELSRYSVCASSCPATCSDLTAPLACTSPCAESCECPEGHVLSADRCVPVQGCGCDVNGRYYPVGESFWASPDCSVRCHCEAGGEARCFNTTCPEGEICTVENGYRGCYPKRETVCLVGQDQVLQTFDGITFPYPLEQSYTLLKTCPERPDFIEVDISQKKAGSAPNGPRVVRVQAAGQEVKIGGSRLSDIKVNGYDVELPYFHHSGRLEIYQTDNSTVLESEGLLAISYYSSGLVEIRLSTSYFNCTGGLCGLFNDNATDEFCLPKGKFTDNLELFLESWTTFDEICNGECGDLLMACNNDSELLKSYRSRSSCGIINDPTNSSFLECHSVVNVSAYYRTCLFRLCQSGGNVSELCDSVARYASACKNADVDVGQWRSHSFCPLSCPENSHFEECMSCVETCESLASGPVCRDTCSEGCQCDEGFALRGTRCIPRRECGCNFEGRQLATNQTFWMDISCHFLCYCNGSDNSVYCENVSCKDDEYCLEENGLYYCHVRTDASCIISGYGHYLTFDGYSFDFQSSCELVLCTTISRPRVERSDTFPAFTVTAKNEDRDTSLALWVKQVQVEVFNYNIVIHRAYKYTVLINDERLYLPLKLGQGKVNIFAFGFHIVVETDFGLKVVYDWKTFLSVTIPRAFQNLTYGLCGRYNGNPEDDLVAAAGTPATSIGDFVQSWARRDAFCRVGCGDRCPACGRVEGFWKPQQLCSLIPSQSGVFAKCHSKINPGFFYKNCLFDTCVDGGAMQTACSWLQNYASTCQTQGIAITGWRNFTSCSVSCPPNSHYESCVSLCQPRCAAIRLKSDCSHYCVEGCQCDPGYVLNGKSCILPHNCGCYSDGKYYEPKQLFWSGDCTRRCRCFRRNLIQCDPRHCKSDEECALRNGVRGCFSTRSSFCLAAGGGVFRTFDGAFLRFPANCAFVLSTICQKLPDFSFQLIINFDKWSSPNLTIISPVYFYINEEQILITDRNTVKVNGSHVSIPFVTGLSTKIFSQEGFLVIDSSPDIQIRYNGFNVIKITIGERLQNKVCGLCGNFNGDRTDDYATLRGKPAVSSVVLAQSWKTNGMQKSCNELQYSQYAASCDNVQIQELQSDSYCLKLTDMKGFFQPCYGLLDPLPFYESCFLDGCYNHKKVQLCGSLAAYGEACRTFGILGTDWIEKENCSGVVEDPCVGADCPNRTCELDNGGELCGCIEPPPYGNTTHDIIDAEVTCKAAQMEVSISKCKLFQLGFEREGVRVNDRHCPGIEGEDFISFQINNTKGNCGNLVQSNSTHIVYKNTVWIESANNTGNIITRDRTINVEFSCAYELDIKISLDSVVRPMLSVINLTVPTQEGSFTTKMALYKNSSYKHPYRQGEVVLTTRDVLYVGVFVVGADSNHLILMLNKCYATPSRDSNDKLRYFIIEGGCQNMKDNTIGIEENGVSLTCRFHVTVFKFIGDYDEVHLHCAVSLCDSEKYSCKINCPQHTRMASAFAEESKEQILSVGPIRRKRSDWCEDNGGCEQICTSRADGPLCSCVTGTLQGDGKSCRASSSSGKHRARVTLVVVAQLWLWLRSAPRHLTS, translated from the exons ATGAACAAGAGAGCATTTCTGGGAGCCTGGGTGGCCCTTTTGGTGATAACAGCACGGCAGAGAG CTCACACCGTGGCAAGCCTGTATCCGTTCTGGCAGAACgacaccaaaacccccaaagtcGATGATGGGAGCTCACCCGAAATCAAGATCTCTGTGCCATTCATCTTTTTTGGAGCCCCGTACAGAAGCATTTAT GTCAACAACAACGGGGTGATCTCCTTCAACGCCCTGGTCAGCCAGTTCACGCCGGAGGCCTTCCCACTGACCGACGGCCGCGCCTTCGTGGCGCCCTTCTGGGCCGACGTGCACAACGGCATCCGCGGGGAGATCTACTACAGGGAGAGCAcggagccagagctgctccgCAGGGCCTCCAGGGACATCCGCAGGCACTTCAGGGACATGGCCtccttctctgctctctgggtCTTCATCGTCACCTGGGAGGAGGTGACGTTCTACGGGGGAAGCAGCACCACGCCG GTGAACACGTTCCAGGCTGTCCTGATCACAGACGGGGTGTCATCCTTCGCCTTGTTTAACTACCACGAGATCAGCTGGACCACGGGCACAGCCAGCGGAGGGGATCCCCTCACCGGTCTCGGCGGGGTGATGGCTCAG GCCGGCTTCAATGGTGGAAATCTCACCAACTTTTTCAGCATCCCAGGCTCCAGAACCCCAGACATTGTCAATATTGAGGAAACAACCAACGTAAACGTCCCTGGGCGCTGGGCTTTCAAAATAGATGGCAGAGAAATAGACCCGGCCAACGGCTGCAGCCTGAGAG GACAGTTTCTCCGTCAAGGGGAGATCTTTTGGGACAACGCCAACTGCACCACCAAATGCCGCTGCCTGGACTTCAACAATGAGATCCTCTGCCAGGACATGGCTTGTGGCCCCTTCGAGGCGTGTGAGACGAAGGCCAAATTCTTCCAGTGCGTGCCGGTGGAGAGCAGCACCTGCGTGGTGTTCGGAGATCCACATTACCACACCTTCGACGGCTTCCTCTTTCACTTCCAGGGTTCCTGCTCCTACCTCCTCgccaggcagtgctggccagGCTCCCAGCTGCCCTACTTCAACGTGGAGGCCAAGAATGAGAACCGAGGCGGCTCCTCCGTCTCCTGGCTGAGGGATATTTTTGTGGAGGTCTACTCGCACAAGATTGTTCTCCCCAAGGGCGGCTTTGGGAAGGCAAAG GTGGACGACCTggtggtgtccctgcccatctccttgGAACTGGGTGCAATCAAGGTCTACCAAAGCGGCCTGTCCACTGCCCTGGAGACTGACTTTGGCCTGCTGGTGACCTACGATGGACAGCACTATGCCTCCGTGTCCGTGCCGGGCTCGTACATCAACGCCACGTGCGGGCTGTGCGGCAATTACAACAAGGACCCCGAGGACGACGTCCTGCGCTCGGACGGGAGGATGGCCACGTCCGTGCCGGACCTGGGCGAGAGCTGGCAGGTGCCGCACCCCGAGCGCAGGTGCTCCACGGGCTGCCTGGAGAACTGCAGCCTCTGCGACCCCGCCACCGAGGCTCTGTATTTCACCCCCGAGTACTGCGGCTTCATCAACAAGAGCGGGGGGCCCCTCTGGGAGTGCGGCTCTGTCGTGGATCCCACTGCCTTCATCCACAGCTGCGTCTACGACCTCTGCAGCGCCAAGGACAATGGCAccgggctgtgccaggccatcCAGGCGTATGCCACCGTGTGTCAGGCCCTGGGCATCTCGGTGGGAGAGTGGCGGAGCCAGACGGGATGCG CGGCGGCCGTGCAGTGCCCGGAGCTCAGCCGGTACTCGgtgtgtgccagcagctgccccgCCACCTGCTCAGACCTCACGGCCCCGCTGGCCTGCACGTCCCCCTGCGCCGAGAGCTGCGAGTGCCCCGAGGGCCACGTCCTCAGCGCCGACCGCTGCGTCCCCGTCCAGGGCTGCGGCTGCGACGTGAACGGCCGCTACTACCCCGTCGGGGAGTCCTTCTGGGCGTCACCAGACTGCTCTGTGCGGTGCCACTGCGAGGCTGGCGGGGAGGCCAGGTGCTTCAACACCACCTGCCCCGAGGGAGAGATCTGCACCGTCGAGAACGGCTACCGCGGGTGCTACCCAAAGCGGGAGACGGTGTGTTTGGTGGGGCAGGACCAGGTGCTGCAGACCTTTGATGGCATCACCTTCCCATACCCGCTGGAACAGTCCTACACGCTGCTCAAGACCTGCCCGGAGAGGCCAGACTTCATCGAGGTGGACATCAGCCAGAAGAAGGCAGGCTCCGCTCCCAACGGGCCGCGTGTTGTGCGTGTCCAGGCGGCCGGCCAAGAGGTGAAGATTGGAGGCTCCAGGCTGTCAGACATTAAG GTGAACGGTTATGACGTGGAGCTGCCCTATTTCCACCACTCTGGGCGCCTGGAAATCTACCAGACTGACAACAGCACCGTGCTGGAGTCTGAGGGGCTCCTGGCCATCAGCTACTACAGCTCTGGCCTCGTGGAGATCCGCCTGTCCACCTCCTACTTCAACTGCACCGGGGGCCTCTGCGGCCTCTTCAACGACAACGCCACCGACGAGTTCTGCCTGCCCAAGGGCAAGTTCACGGACAACCTGGAGCTCTTCCTGGAGAGCTGGACCACCTTCGACGAGATCTGCAACGGCGAGTGCGGGGACCTGCTCATGGCTTGCAACAACGACTCGGAGCTGCTCAAGTCCTACCGGAGCCGCTCCAGCTGCGGCATCATCAACGACCCCACCAACAGCTCCTTCCTGGAGTGTCACAGCGTGGTCAACGTCTCGGCCTACTACAGGACGTGCCTCTTCCGCCTGTGCCAGAGCGGGGGCAACGTGTCGGAGCTGTGCGACTCGGTGGCACGCTACGCCAGCGCCTGCAAGAACGCCGACGTGGACGTCGGCCAGTGGAGGAGCCACAGCTTCTGCC CTCTCTCCTGCCCGGAGAACAGCCACTTCGAGGAGTGCATGAGCTGCGTGGAGACCTGCGAGAGCCTGGCCTCGGGCCCcgtgtgcagggacacctgctCGGAGGGCTGCCAGTGCGACGAGGGCTTCGCCCTGCGCGGCACCCGCTGCATCCCCCGCCGCGAGTGCGGCTGCAACTTCGAGGGCCGGCAGCTGGCCACCAACCAGACCTTCTGGATGGACATCTCCTGCCACTTCCTGTGCTACTGCAACGGCTCGGACAACAGCGTGTACTGCGAGAATGTGTCCTGCAAGGACGACGAGTACTGCCTGGAGGAGAACGGCCTCTACTACTGCCACGTCCGCACTGACGCCTCCTGCATCATCTCGGGCTACGGGCACTACCTGACTTTTGATGGCTACTCCTTCgacttccagagcagctgtgagctggTGCTGTGCACCACCATCTCCCGGCCCAGGGTGGAGCGCTCGGACACGTTCCCGGCGTTCACGGTCACGGCCAAGAACGAGGATCGGGACACCTCTCTGGCCCTGTGGGTGAAGCAGGTCCAAGTGGAGGTCTTTAATTACAACATCGTCATCCACCGTGCCTACAAGTACACTGTGCTG ATCAATGACGAGCGTCTCTACCTGCCCCTGAAGCTGGGCCAAGGCAAAGTGAACATCTTCGCCTTCGGATTCCACATCGTGGTGGAGACCGACTTCGGGCTGAAGGTGGTGTACGACTGGAAGACCTTCCTGTCTGTCACCATCCCACGGGCCTTCCAGAACCTCACCTACGGCCTCTGCGGCCGCTACAACGGCAACCCCGAGGACGACCTGGTGGCCGCGGCGGGGACACCGGCCACCAGCATCGGTGACTTtgtgcagagctgggccagGCGGGACGCCTTCTGCCGCGTGGGCTGCGGCGACCGCTGCCCGGCCTGTGGCAGGGTGGAGGGGTTCTGgaagccccagcagctctgcagcctcatCCCCAGCCAAAGCGGTGTCTTTGCCAAGTGCCACAGCAAGATCAACCCCGGCTTCTTCTACAAGAACTGCCTCTTCGACACCTGCGTGGATGGGGGGGCCATGCAGACAGcctgcagctggctgcagaACTACGCCAGCACCTGCCAGACTCAGGGCATTGCCATCACTGGCTGGAGGAACTTCACCTCGTGCT CTGTCAGCTGTCCCCCCAACAGCCACTACGAGAGCtgcgtgtccctgtgccagccccgaTGTGCCGCCATCCGGCTGAAGAGCGACTGCAGCCACTACTGCGTGGAGGGCTGCCAGTGTGACCCCGGCTACGTCCTCAACGGCAAGAGCTGCATCCTGCCCCACAACTGCGGCTGCTACTCTGATGGCAAATACTACGAG CCCAAGCAGCTCTTCTGGAGCGGGGACTGCACCCGGCGGTGCCGCTGCTTCCGGCGCAACCTGATCCAGTGCGACCCCCGGCACTGCAAGTCGGACGAGGAGTGCGCGCTGCGCAACGGCGTCCGCGGCTGCTTCAGCACCCGCAGCTCCTTCTGCCtggcggccggcggcggcgtCTTCCGCACCTTCGACGGCGCCTTCCTCCGCTTCCCCGCCAACTGCGCCTTCGTCCTCTCCACCATCTGCCAGAAGCTGCCCGACTTCTCCTTCCAGCTGATCATCAACTTCGACAAGTGGTCCTCGCCCAACCTCACCATCATCTCCCCCGTGTACTTCTACATCAACGAGGAGCAGATCCTCATCACTGACAGGAACACCGTCAAG GTGAACGGAAGTCATGTGAGCATCCCCTTCGTCACGGGGCTGTCCACCAAGATCTTCAGCCAGGAGGGCTTCCTGGTCATCGACTCCAGCCCCGACATCCAGATCCGCTACAACGGCTTCAACGTCATCAAAATCACCATCGGGGAGCGGCTGCAGAACAAGGTGTGCGGCCTCTGCGGCAACTTCAACGGCGACCGCACCGACGACTACGCCACGCTGCGGGGCAAGCCGGCCGTCAGCAGCGTggtgctggcacagagctggaaaaccAACGGCATGCAGAAGAG CTGCAACGAGCTGCAGTACTCGCAATACGCCGCCTCCTGCGACAACGTCCAgatccaggagctgcagagcgACAGCTACTGCCTGAAGCTGACCGACATGAAAGGCTTCTTCCAGCCCTGCTACGGCCTCCTGGACCCGCTGCCCTTTTACGAGTCCTGCTTTCTGGATGGCTGCTACAACCACAAGAAGGTCCAGCTGTGCGGCTCGCTGGCTGCCTATGGAGAAGCTTGCCGGACCTTTGGCATCCTGGGCACTGACTGGATCGAGAAGGAGAATTGCT CAGGAGTGGTGGAAGATCCCTGCGTGGGCGCCGACTGCCCCAACCGCACCTGCGAGCTGGACAACGGCGGGGAGCTGTGCGGCTGCATCGAGCCCCCGCCCTACGGGAACA CCACTCACGACATCATTGATGCGGAGGTGACCTGCAAGGCTGCCCAAATGGAGGTGTCCATTTCGAAGTGCAAGCTGTTCCAGCTGGGCTTTGAGCGTGAGGGCGTGCGGGTCAACGACCGCCACTGTCCTGGCATCGAAGGGGAGGATTTCATCTCCTTCCAGATCAACAACACCAAAGGCAACTGTGGCAACTTGGTGCAG TCCAACAGCACTCACATAGTGTACAAGAACACGGTGTGGATCGAGAGTGCCAACAACACGGGCAACATCATCACCCGGGACAGGACCATCAACGTGGAGTTCTCCTGTGCCTATGAGCTGGACATCAAGATCTCCCTGGATTCAGTTGTGCGGCCGATGCTCAG CGTGATTAACCTGACGGTGCCGACGCAGGAAGGGAGCTTCACCACCAAGATGGCCCTGTACAAGAACTCATCCTACAAGCACCCGTACCGGCAGGGCGAGGTGGTGCTCACCACCCGGGACGTGCTCTACGTGGGGGTCTTTGTGGTGGGCGCCGACTCCAACCACTTGATCCTGATGCTGAACAAGTGCTACGCCACCCCCTCGCGGGACAGCAACGACAAACTGCGCTACTTCATCATCGAGGGAGG GTGCCAAAACATGAAGGACAACACCATCGGCATAGAGGAGAACGGGGTGTCCCTGACCTGTCGCTTCCATGTCACTGTCTTCAAGTTCATCGGGGACTACGACGAGGTTCACCTGCACTGCGCCGTCTCCCTCTGCGACTCCGAGAAATACTCCTGCAAAATT AACTGCCCTCAGCACACGAGGATGGCCAGTGCCTTCGCCGAGGAGTCCAAGGAGCAGATCCTCTCAGTGGGGCCTATCAGGAGGAAGC GGTCGGACTGGTGCGAGGACAACGGAGGCTGCGAGCAGATCTGCACCAGCCGGGCGGACGGGCCTTTGTGCAgctgtgtgacagggacactgcAAGGGGACGGCAAGAGCTGCAGGG CCTCCAGCTCTTCAGGGAAGCACCGAGCCCGAGTGACGCTCGTGGTGGTggcccagctgtggctgtggctgcgCTCAGCTCCGCGGCACCTGACCTCGtag